TATTTATACACTGTATCATTGTATTATACCTATCATGACCATTTTCAAAACTTACCATTTTAAACTTCAACATTTTTTGGCTATTAGTCAGTGGCAAATTCTTTGTAAGCATAACTGAGACCTTTAAGCATCATAAAAAGGTAATTTTGATTCTTACGTAAACAAATGAAGATCTGGCAAAAAGAATCCCTGGGCCATGAAAGATAATCATAGAACGGGAAGAACAAGACATGTTAGTCCTTCAACGTCCATGTTAAAGATTGATGTACATGATCCACAACTTAATCAAAGATTACATACCACATAAAATGCACCCAGCAAGACAAGTAGGAAAATAGCAATCAGAGAAACTTCAAATGGTAAAATCAGAAGCCTCTGTTCAATCCGGGATATGACTGAAGCCTTCTCCGTGTCTTTTGCTTTCTTCTTGTTCTTTCTTGAAGATGAAGATCGTTCCTTCAATGAATCTTCACTTTTCTCCATCTTCGCTTCATCAGTTTTTGAATTGTTACTAGTATCCCCTGCCTTGTGCAGATCATAAGCATTTAATCCCCTGGTAGTaagtaaataattaattgatttgatATAGGTTGCATAGCTTGCTTACACTGAGCTGGGGGTTTTCTGTTTTGTCATGGAACTGATATTTAATGGATCGAGTGAGAACATCAAAAGCCTCAGAAAGAGCAATTCCAGAAATTATACAAGCTGCTGGAGCTAGCACAAGCATTAATCGCACCTAGCATATCAGTAATAGAAAGTCATAAACTCagaaaaaagaaaagcaaaAGTGTGATGTCAGAGAGTTTCAAGTGTCTGTACCATGACACCAGAAAAATATACTGATGTGACTATATAAAGAACTGCGAAAGAGCTAGCGTCAGACAGTGGCGAAAAGCATGCCTGTGAATTACAATATAGAAAGGTTAGAGTTAATACATGGATGcaacaataaacaaatagagCAAACCCAAAATATAAGCTTAATCAGATACCATTAAAATATTGATCACTCACAATAATGCCAGCAGGAACCAAAAATGCCAAAACGTTGATATCCATAAAGTAGGACGGCCACGTAGGAGGTTGATGCTCGCTAACACTGGCTATAATTGGTATGTATTTGCTTGCATATGTTCTAACCCAGTTCCAGACAAAGGTGGAGAAACCCATATAAGAATGTTATGACACAAACAATCACAGATGGAACAAGAGAAGAATCAATGTCAAGGTAATAATAACAAGATTCCACATAAATGAAAAGGCACTTGGTACCAAGAAGGTCAGACTTACGGATCCAGAAGGCTCAGACTTCTTCCACTCCAACCTTTTGTAGGGCTGGAAGCTACCAATGCTATTAGGACAGCTAAAACAGCAACACAGATAATCCTGAATATAAGACATAAAGACCATCGTAAACAATTTCTTCTCAATTCTGCCCATCAAAATGgcttattattatttcaaacAAACTAAAATCAAATCAGATGAGGAGAACAACATCACATTGATTCAAAAGACCACCTACGACATGCTACAAAGACAAGTACTTACTACAAATACTGTGATTAACCACGTGTAACTTTGCATTCTTCCTTGCCAATGTTTCATAGAAGACCATGCAATAAATTAATGCATGCAAATGAGAAACTTACAGGCCCACGGATACGACTATAGTAACAGCTACTTTGAACATTTGGGGagtgagaattcctttgatgtAATATACAAGAGCTACAACATGTATAACTATGAAAACCTGCACATAATAATCAGAAAGACAAgttatcacaaaataaagaatattACATGAAAATCTGGTAGCAATCTAAAGATACATATAATTATTCAAAGAATGAGAAGTAGAGCAACATTGACCACATGGAACACATTTGAATATACGAGAAAATCTGAGTATTTTTCCCGCGGTATCATCTTATTTTGACTCGTACAATAAGAGTTccatttataaaaatatgtaCCCTTATTGTCTCACAACTTCGTCACATACATTCGATATGTATAAACATGTTTCAACTTGGAACATTTACAAAAATATCTCCCAtaatccccaagaaacaaattaaTTTCCAGCTATATCAAATAGATATACCGTGTGGACTATTTACCTACAGATTACAAAAATTTCTTGCGAGCCCTATGCATATTTCATACATGCACTAtgtatattttataatttaataaatatgttaAGAATGAGGTAAATTTAGCACAAAAATGTAACCaagaaagaaaacaaatcaGCTGCATCATTAAAATCTGAAGCCACCACGAATgaagtaaaatatataaatactgACTTACTCATCATTTTAAAGTGATCATTCATCTCTTAGTAATCTACTTTGGGAAAAATAAAATGGTAGTCAACTTACTAAAAACGATGCAAAATGCTCTGATGTCATTACAGCATTAAAACCTACAACGGGTACCAAAGATGCCAATAATGTCCCCAAGACGACCTGCATTTGTCAAACTGAGGTATCACGTGACAGTATTGGATCAGCCAAAGTACACTGAAATATAAGAGATTTCAAGGGTAACCAAAAACTTTATCCACTGTAATAGTTAAAAACAGATAATGAGGAAATACAAAAATATAAACTTGAGTTTGAGCTCCTAGATAAGGGGAAGATATCAGTCGGTAAATTATGAACATGTGATCAGCAGTCACCCTACAAACTTTTAGCACCAATTCATGTCACCTATTGCAAAACcaaatttgagaatttgttCCCAGGAACTCTTAATGAGCTCCTATAATGTTTTCTGAGAGAAAGTAGTCAGCAACTACAGTTCATGTTCCCTAGTAATcaatataaaacagcaaatcaTCTCTATTTTTCTGATAGTTGATGACTCTCTGCCACAATGATATTGTGTTCGTTGGGAATACACAATTAAGTGAATTCGGAAATATCATATATACACTATACCACCAAGAATGGCTAGAGCAGTACAATTAAGATGTCTAATATTAACTCCCTTCGAATGCCAAAGAGAGAACGGGAACTATTTTTATGCACTTGCAAGTGAATGGTTCACTTGTCATAGCTACATGGAAATCATTCATAGCTCAAACATTTGATAGTTTTTATATACATTCAGACAACACTGTAGCAACAGAATTCAAAAAGGGACAGAATAGGAACAATATGCCCAAAGAAATATCATTTCGCAAATCATCGAAATCCATGCACCTTCTAACCTCTCAAAAGACATTTCCCATATTGCATCTTATTTTTTGGTGCAAATATCACGTTTAAAGCTTATCTCAGTAGACACCTCAGAAAAGTAAGATAAAGTGAGGCGTTAGCAAGTAGTCAGTAGCCACACAAGGAAGAAGTAGATACTCTTCCAATTTAATGATGATATAAACAAAGGGCGGGAATAGTGATCCATGGAAAAGATTGAAGAATTTCTCTCTGTACGGATCATCTTCGTGGTTGATATTTATGTTGAGACTTATATCTTTGACATATTGTATAAAATCGATAGCAGTGAACAACCttataatcattttaaattcttgTGTAATTCTAACAAGCAACAAACATCAGCAAGCTCAAGCAAAACTACAAGTTCAAGCCGAACAGTACGGGAAGGCACTCACAAGTGAGGCATATACAATGTAGAGGCGTGAAAAAGAGCAGCTAGTAACAATGCACAGAAGCATGTGCATTGGAATAAGAGTTATAATAAACGTATAAAACTGATAGCAGTGAACAAGATTAcaatcattttaaattcttgCTTAATTCTTACAACCAACAAACATTGGCAAGCTGAAGAAAAACTACAAGTTCAAGCCGAACATTATGGGAAGATACTCACAAATGGAGCATAGGCAATGTAGAGGCGTGAAGAGTAGCGGCCAGTAACAATGCACAGAAGCACATGCATTGGAATAAGATTTATAATAAACGTATACCCACCCCAAGAGCAAACCTGAGAAAGGTAAAAGAGTAAAGAACTCCATCGAGCATGAACAAAACAAATTAATTAGCTAATATGAGAAGAGCATGGTAGACCAACAGTAGGCAAGTTTACCATGTAAAAGTACGCCATTGCATTTATAGTAGCATAAAAAAGAGATCCTGTGTTCAGTGTCTGCAGTAGATGGATTAGAAGGTTAAAGAATGGCTATAGTTCAGTTCCAGACTGACGAAATCCATGAGAAATAAATGGATCAAAGGGAGCGAATGTTTGAAATTTCAGCTAGTTCAGTTAATATGAGGACGTTTATTTAAAAGGTCAAATGTTCAGCTGATTCAAGTATAATAGCACGAAACATAACTGATGAAGCAGTCAATTTGATGAAGCAATTATAAAATTGAGTAGTCACCTTTATATAGAGATAGAAAGTGAAGATCAAGGCAAATATAGCTACAGCTTCATTGTCATAGCTTCCAGCCACAGACCGAGATATATATGATGGAACCTGCGAAATAAATTCCATAAAAACCTTAACAATGTACAGGGACAAGTTCACACAAGATTAGAGCATCATGTGCAATAAAAATCAACCAGTTAAAAATAAACACGTAAATTTTCGATCAAAAAAATTATGGAATATCTGATTAGTTGTTATCTGTTATGGATGAGTCCATGAATCTTTTCACTATAAATGCGAAGGAAAGAGTCACATAACATCATTGTTATTGAAGGCAATAAAGAGTGACAAGAAGACAAAAGGCAGAAAAGAAAATTGCAAGTTGGTGCttgcagaaaataaaaatgcaaGATGCTGCCTCGGGATTCAAAATGACAAAAGGTGAACAAATAGAAAAAATACCATGGCCAAAAGAGCTGCAGCAGTCAATCCAGCACCAACACCTTTGACTTCCTATGTCAAGTGCAATAATTGATAAAGCATTgcatataaaataaagcatggGTCAATTCTGCAAGGCTTgtgataaaatgaaaatatatcaaAGGAGGATCAGCAGAACCTTTGTCAAAAGGTATGCGGCCCAAGAAGCAAAAGCTGAAAAAATAGGTGCAGTGAACACACAGACAGTCTCCACAGACAAAGGGATATTCAATGAGTTCAATATCCTGCCAAAAATTAGCAAAGGCACATCAATCATGGCTGAAACAATACAAAGGAGAGCATTCTTGATTCCTAACTTGGTCAGCATTTTAAAAACAGCAAAATACTAATTAAGTTATTAAGTCTGGTTTAGTTTACTGGTAAACAAAAATGGTGTGTGCTACATACTTCCATAATGAACCAGCAGTCAACGTAAGACCAGGGTAGACAGTACCTCCAATCACCCGCCCTAGAGGATACCTTTGAGACAGTAAATAATAAACTCAATTATCATAATACACTAAAACAGAACAAAAATGCAATAGCAATCATTTTTGTAGTGGATTTTCCATGATATAGCAGGAATTACCATGTCCGGTCATCAAACCAATTCCAAAAGTCATATACTCCAGTTTTTGTAAGATACTGCAATCAGAACTCGTCAACTTCTATGATGGAGCTTTCAAATATTCAAGTACAATGAAACACACAGATGGAGCAATATTCAAATGCAAGCAAACAAGCAAGTGTAAACCAGTAAAAATAAAGTTACACAATTTTAAATGTAACAAATAACCATAATATATAGGCTTGGTCGCTGGGGATTGCTACATTTCACTCTATGCACAATAAAAGTAACCTGGATCAAGAAAAGGTTGATCAAACATTTTAAAGAGGTCGATTTTCAAAAACTCTCCTACTTATGCATTGCTAACATATCAGTGTCACAGGTGCCCAAGATGTTGACTATTCCTTACACATTTAACAGTGACAAAAGAAAACGCTAATGTTTTATCCCGTGTTTCACAACATTATCTACATCCTCCATAAACTAATGCCACACAAATTGCACAAGATTGATATCATCTTAGAACAAGCCAGATATGAAACCAACAATAGATTTAGTATGGGCATTTTTCTCTGAGTTGTATTCACTGATTTTCACAAAAGTTGCCTTTCTAAATGCTCAGCACCCACTATCAAATTTATGTTTTCAGTTCTTTTGGGATTGCACCATCAATACTAAATTACTGAACTTGCAATTGCCTTGTAGTTGACAACCTTATAAAATTAGATTAGATCTGAAAAGATACAGTCCTAACTCCTAACAAATATCGCATAAGCGTACCTATTCAGTTCTTTAAAGATTGCAGTGTGCAATTATTGAACTCAATCACGGAACTAGCAATTGCTTTCTTCTTGACAAGTCCATTATCAGATTTGATTGGTGAAGATGCGGTATTTGCAAATATGATGCACCAAAGGCCAATATTCTTCAAAGTGGGAATTGATTTAGCTCTTAGATGCTTAAACATGCCAACCTTATCATCTTATCAAATGTACAGAtacaaatcattttaaattggTCAGACTCGGCCACACAAATTCCAGCATTCAGTTGACTCAGTTCTTCACAATATGCaactttgaataaaaaaaatcactcTTATCACTGAATGATTCAAAAACTCTTACAATCTAATAAACAGAAGATACACAGAATCTAATCTCTGCATTTTGAACAACGTAAATAAACAGAGAACGGACAAACCTGAGTCACTCTGTAGTTGAAATACggatcaaattcatgaattacaCTCTCGTACTTAATCACCTGTAAATAAAAATGAGAatcaaattagaaaaaaaaaactcacatCGTCACTCTAATGAAGGATACTCCAGAGATGCCAATTACCAAGGCAAACTCCCACTCGAAAATTCAAACGACCAATTATACATGTACTGATAACTATAAACAAGACCGAAAGCAGGCGGAGGTTGAGGGAGAAATGTACGGAAAATAGACGGATCGAGAAAGCCAGAACGCCAATGAGCAACAGAATAAAGATCGACAACACATTTCCGAACGCGTAGCGCAGGGTCGACGTTGGCGGAGTCTCCGGCGCCGCCATTGACGGCAGAATTCAAGATCCTGGATTAGTGCGAGAGAACTGCGCACAAACGAACGCGGATGACTTGGGCACTGTTGGCCGATGCGAGGTAGGTTTTGCAGAAAACGCCTAGGCTTTTTTATTACAAGACTTTTATTTGTATCGGATTTATTCTGGGAAAAGACTAATTTAGCCTTTTGAAATGTGGTTGACTCCACTGTTTTGGGAATGACAAAAAGAAATGATTGGATGATCCATGTGGATGGCACAGTTGGCATTTCCTCATTGGTTAATGATGCATGGAATTTATTTTTCTACCTGTCCTTTTCTTGTGAATTTCATTCATAGATagatatttttaagaaaatattttaatgttcAAGACAATTTcctatgttttctttttttattattattctaatTAATTGTTTCAAAAAATTattctaattaattaactatttcaAAAGACTGAATCTATTAtttgggtttttttaaaaaaatattgggcATAAATACATAAAAGCATTTCTATATTTAGAGATGATGTTTTACACAGTATTGTCTCAAATTGAAATTTTAGATACCACTGAGTCAAAAGATATGtggtaatatttttatcataaaaattatgTGAGATTATCTTGTAATTCAATTTTATAAGACGGATTtcttatccatgaaaaatattattttttatgtctaaatattattttacatcATAGAAGTATCGTTTTTTATAAGTTGTGTTACGAAGAAATATTGTCTAATATATGCCAGTAtgagttaaaaatattttttttttttgtcaaaaagtatattgtataatataattttgatatgatgaACGTCTTTTAATATGCATTTAATGGACGTCTTAAACATCTTGCAAGTATTTAATAAAACACGTTTTTCGATATCGATCAATGTGACATTTCATGGGATGTGAACATTTTGCAAACATTGAATATAAGACGTTTATCGAGATTAACTGATACGACATTCACaaaatgtttatatgatgcTCACGTAACGCTCAACCGAAAAGTCTTTCATCACATCATTCCTCTTGTATAATATTACAAGCGATAGCTAATGAAGACTATAATACTGTTTTTTTACAGCCGAGCTTTTAAAAACATAGCCAAACTAGCCCTAcacaatattaattttattgaaattctattttttgaattaatatatatatctaattTTGATAACTGGGCGGGCCTCCTTTTGATGGCCTTTTGATGGGTGCCATGAGATGTTCATATGAACTTAATACAAGCATTTGACTCATAACGGTATTCATAAGCTTTTAAAAATGCATCGATTTGTGTGAAAAACGATAAAATTTAACTTCTAACTATCAAGCGACGTGAATTCTAAATTCGACCTGTCAGTTCTAGTCTCCTAAAACAACTATAACGCCAAAATGAAGAAAACTATTGAAATTTGATGGAAGATAAACCCCTGACataattttgaatttacaaaaactgtaggatatcatcaaaacatgaaaaatataataaattggtGCTGCTGAAATCTAAAACAACAAGACCTAGAATGCTAGAAATATGCTTGAACGCTTAAAAACTAGTGCTTGAAGATTGAATATTTAGCCGAGAGTATTTTGCAAGTTTTTGCTGTGTTGAGTTGTATGTGTCTTTTCGTGCTTGCCGATGTCTTTTTCTTCCCCAGTGCTGTGCCGTTTCTCTCCACTCCCCCATGATCCACGTTCCTCCCGCTTTTCATGCCACGGTTTCTACCTATCCTCTCACGTTCTCCTCCTTTTGAATTGATAAGAATTGATCTGCTATGGACTTGTATTGTTTAATGTGGGCTTTGTAATTTAATGTGCGCTttgtaatttaattattttagtccAAACAGTAGAAATGTTTGGTGAACTCCTCGGCATCTATGTCCACTTGATAATCTTCTCCCATGTCTTTTACAAAGAATGGGGAGTCCCTTACCGTAAGCTGTCTGACCTCGGGGCTATGTCCGAACCCCGGTAGCCTTATCAACGGAGATGTTCACGCGACACCGACATTCTACCTCTACAAAAAGAGCAAGCATTGGTTTAAAGTCAGCTAGAAGATATTGATAAATACAAGCAACAAAATGTCCATAAAAAAAACATAGATAATTAATTACTGTGAATAGAGACAGAGTTGTTGATCAATCAATGAAAATATACCAATAGTTAAGAAATGGGGTCAACCTCTAAAATGTTTTTGTTATGATATTTGATTATGTTACTTACAATTTGAATATTATaagttaatatatattttaatttatgttGTACATTTTTTtccgagtaggtctcttgtgagacagtctcacgaatctttatctatgagacgggtcaacattatcgatattcacaataaaaaataatactcttagcataaaaagtagtactttttcatggataacccaaataatagatctgtctcacaatGAGACCGCTTCACAtaagtttttatctttttttttttaggcTAACTactaataaaaaatatcattgcATTCTACTGTTTGAAGACTCAATTTTTTAAACTCGTCTCGACCTCAAAATCGTCAAGTACGACTTGGATATAACTTGGTCTTCACGACGAGTCATTTGATTTGCCGATCACAATCAAACCCAATCACTACGTTTTTTAAAGCCTCAACAATCAACAGTGCTTTCTGATTCTACCATGAATGCACATACATAATTAGAAGTATGAAATTTCAACTTAAAAAGTTAAatgaaatgttttatgtttttttttttttgaactaaAATCATTGCTAAAAATAAAGTAATAATATAACTAAATATTTTGAGATGATAAATGACTGATTAGGACAGAAAGATGGTCGTTTGCAGAACAGAATATCCCATCAAATTCGGACAATTTCACAGGCTATTTGACGTGTGGCACACATACACATAGGAAAATGTGTGCTCGCCAAGGAACCAAGTTGAAGCACACATACCACATTCAAATTGACACCAACCGTCATTTTAAAAATCGGGTACTCTAAATTATTTCTGATTCCTCGCAAATTAGTTTCAATTCttgaaatataaaataattaaattaatatttgagAAATCCCAAGTCGAGggaaattttatttattgaaattaATAAATCTTTCCCGGATGGATCTCCCCTAGAATGCAAAATTAACAAAAGAGGGACAAGTTTATTCAAGAAGTTGGGTGAGCTAAATTTGAGAGACACATGCTACTTATTTACTATATTTAtatagtatttatttattaaagataaaaacttgtatgagacggtctcacggatcgtattttgtgagaaagATCTATTATTTGggccatccatgaaaaaatattactttttatgctaatagtattattttttattgttaatatcggtagggttgacccgtctaacagataaagattcgtgagaccgtctcataaagagacctactctttattAAATGTTGTTAACCATCAGCCAGTGGAATCGAAAATCAAGATTTTGTTATGGATGTTCAATCAATAATAGTCTTGTATTCATCTCtctgcattttttttaaaaaaaaatttggcaaAATGTCAGTTTTAGTGTTTCGTACGTACGATGAAATATTATTTGATAATCAACAcacagttaaaaaaaaaaagtcataCCCAAAGACACACGACTCAAAATTGATAACCAAAAAAAGTCATACCCAAAAATATACAcgactcttttaatttttgatcACGAGTCAATATCTATGttcttatattaatttaatctCGAAATAATGAAATTGACTACGTTTAGTTTTACTTGTTTGTCTTGCTAAAAAACGTGGCTGCTGCAATGAACGACGGAGGAAGCCAACAAGTAACAATCAAGATAAATAGAAAGAGTAGATCTATTATCAGACGgatcaattttattgatattcacaataaaaaataatattttagcagaaaaaataatattttttcatagatgatcaaataagatatatatatcacaaaatacgattcatGAGAGCATCTCACCCAAATTTTTGTCCTTACACGAGATTGGCACATGCTCTAAAAGTTAATATCTTGTCTTTTCCTATATAAATTTCGTTGATTTTTTCAATATTCCCCCACGAAACGATATCTGAGTGCGATTTTGGTTGGTGGaaccaaaacttaaaatctgtCCCTAAATCGTCTCgtagaaaattttgatggaTGGCATGAACTCTGAAGAAGAAAAACTGGAAATCTACGAGCGGCTGTACAGAATTTTGGAAGGCCTCAACAAAGTTATGCATGAGTCTGAAGCATGCCGAGATTCGGCCGCCAGTAAAGCGTTGCTTGAGCTCCAATCTGCTTCGACCTCCATTCTTTCCGGTAACCCACATCTATTTACCATATCTGAGCACCTCTCCCAATTGGCTGAATTAGTTCTGGAGCACAACAGCTCCAAGCCGACAAATCACGGTATCAGATCTTTCATAGCTAGTCGGCTCAGATCGCAAGAGTTTTCGAGACACTCCGCGGCTATCAGATCGGAAGTTGAGACTTGTATTGATCGTGAAGTTGTGTCAAGTTTGAAAGAAACTCTGTCGGAGTTGCGTTCTTTCGAGGATGCTTCGTCTCTGTCTATGATCGATGAAGACAAATTGTGTGATAAAATGTCTGTCTTAGAAGAGAGGATATCTCGTGGTTTTGACATAAATTTGCAGGACTTGCTTTTGAGGTCAGGGATTTTTTCGGAGCTCGTATGGGTGTTGTGCAGTTCGAATTTCTCGAAAATGGTTCGCGAAATGGCGGCGAGTTGCTTGCAAAGATTGGTGCTTTTCAATAAAGATGTGTTTGTGGGATCAGTATTGGTCGGTGGAAGCGTGAAAGCTTTGGTGTCAATGGATTCTTTGTGTTCTTTACAAGTCCTGTCGTCGCTGATAAAGGCCATTAAAAGCCCTTTGGTGGATGAAATTGAGTCATGCGGCGGAATCTTGAAGATTGTAGAGTACCTATCATCTGAAGATATGGAAATGAGAATCATGGCTTTGGATTGCATAATGGAAATCGGGTTTTTTGGTCGAAAGGAGGCTGTGGAAGTTATGTTGGATGCAGGGCTGATAAAGAGTCTTGTGGAACTGCAGCGGAGTGCTGTGACTGCCGATGGATTCGAGACAAAGTCGgagcatcagcatcagcatcagcatcagcatcagcatcagcCATTTGCAGGCTGTGTGGCACGATTTGCAGTGCAGTTGGAGGTTGGAGAAGGATTGAGGCAGAGGGAGAAAAGGGCTTTCAAGCAGCAAATATTGGACAAAGTTAGGGAGTGTTGTGCTTCCGATGCTGAATCTGCCACCATTGTGGCTGAGGTATTGTGGGGATCTACTCCTTGAGAATGTGCAAACTGGGAAATGATTAGTACTTGTGGCAATATGCTTTTCTTGATTCGTTTCTTGTGTATACTTCCATGGTGTGATAATAATACACTACATTTGTTGTAGAATGCTCTTTCTTTGTAAACGGAATTTTGTTAAATGATATGAAGTTGAAGCTTAGATTGTCAGTCTATTTTGCCTTGTTGGCTAATCCTTCATTTCCAGTTAACACAACAATTAAGTTCAGCTACTGAACAGGGGCAGCCTGCTATGTCTCCATCTCTATCTCTGCTAGTTGACGTATAATAACAATTCATTGGTTTGTTtggatttcaaataaaaaataattattttgtgaACAATTATAGATAATATTATTTTGCATTAATATTATAGGTAACCACGACAAAATCATTTCTGAGATATGTATTTTAGTATTTTACACCAAAAATAATTATGATTACAATATTCCTTACATGACACACATATATTTTTAGAATATTCCTTATAATTTTAGATActtaaaaaaatagttttaaaatattCCTTTCCTTATAATTTACATGCATATGTTCATAAATTAGTCAGTATATcgatttattatttttagttttaaCTTATTAAAGTAATTTTACACAACCAAATTTGTAAGTGGTCTTTTGTGAAacgatttcacgaatctttatctgtgagacaagtcaaccttatcgatattcacaataaaaagtaatattcttagcataaaaagtaatattttttaatggataatccaaataaaagattctctcacaaaatacgactcgtgagaccctctcacacaagtttttgtcaatattTGTAAACCGATAACCAAACTTATATAAgtaacttttaaataattatttcatataaaaaaaacattcatTATAGAAAAGTTGATAATGTATTACAGTCATTCTTATAAAATAGGTTATTTAAAGTTATAACGTAAgctaaaattaatttaaaataagtaTAATTGTTTATATCAATTGTTTAGATATGCAGCGAGCAAACCTCCGGCGCTATTTTGGCAGCGCGCCCGGAGAGGCCTCAGGCTACACAACTTACAATTTGCAAACAACCAATTCTATTATTTTGTGTTCAAATTCTCCTACAAATTTCTGGAGTCATAAAATGTAGCTGATCAATCCTCGTTGTCTTGTTTCTTGCAGCGATGATGTTTTTTGCAGGGCGGCGGAGGAGAACCAGCTCTTGCGGCGCAAAAATTCTTCATTAACTTGAAAGGAAGGTTGGTCTTCGAGGAAAACTTGAGCAAACAACCGTCCTGAATCAGCAGAACCGCGTTGCAACAT
The sequence above is a segment of the Primulina tabacum isolate GXHZ01 chromosome 6, ASM2559414v2, whole genome shotgun sequence genome. Coding sequences within it:
- the LOC142549438 gene encoding dolichyl-diphosphooligosaccharide--protein glycosyltransferase subunit STT3A-like isoform X3, whose product is MVPSYISRSVAGSYDNEAVAIFALIFTFYLYIKTLNTGSLFYATINAMAYFYMVCSWGGYTFIINLIPMHVLLCIVTGRYSSRLYIAYAPFVVLGTLLASLVPVVGFNAVMTSEHFASFLVFIVIHVVALVYYIKGILTPQMFKVAVTIVVSVGLIICVAVLAVLIALVASSPTKGWSGRSLSLLDPTYASKYIPIIASVSEHQPPTWPSYFMDINVLAFLVPAGIIACFSPLSDASSFAVLYIVTSVYFSGVMVRLMLVLAPAACIISGIALSEAFDVLTRSIKYQFHDKTENPQLSAGDTSNNSKTDEAKMEKSEDSLKERSSSSRKNKKKAKDTEKASVISRIEQRLLILPFEVSLIAIFLLVLLGAFYVVHSVWAAAEAYSAPSIVLTSHSHDGLHVFDDFREAYGWLRHNTEVDDKVASWWDYGYQTTAMANRTVLVDNNTWNNTHIATVGTAMSSPEKAAWEIFNSLDVKYVLVVFGGLVGYPSDDINKFLWMVRIGGGVFPHIKEPDYLRDGQYRIDSQATPTMLNCLMYKLSYHRFVETDGKGYDRVRHTEIGKKYFKLTHFEEVFTTHHWMVRIYKLKPPRNRIRGKTKKSKTQKVSSKRSDAKKNPWH